The segment GAAGATCTCCACAACTATCACCAGATTTAGCAAAAAAAGAGTTTATAGATATTCCATCGAATACAACAATTCTTGGTGCAGCAAAGATTAGCGGCAGAAACAACAATGGTTTATCCGTTGGAATAATGGAGAGTTTAACCTCAAATAGCTATGCCCAAATCGATAGCCTTGGGAAAAGACGACGTCAACTTGTTGAACCTTTAACAAACTATTTTGTAGGTACTCTAAAGAAGGAGTTTAATAAAGGAAACACCATAATTAATAGCATTATTACCTCAACAAATCGTCAGCTAACCGATGCATCCAAAGATTATCTTCATAAAGATGCATTCACAGGTGGAGTTGATTTCCAGCAGTACTGGAAAAACCGTATATATTATTTTAGCACCAAACTTTACTTTAGTAATGTTAATGGTACAAAGGAGGCCATTGCATCTACTCAAACTGCCCCCGCTAGGTATTTTCAGCGTCCAGATGCAAGATATGTAAGGGTTGATTCATCAAGAACCTCTTTAACAGGAACTGGGGGATTGATTCAGTTTGGAAAATCAGGCGAAGGGCATGTTCGATATATGACATTTGTATCGTGGAAATCGCCTGAACTTGATGTAAATGATATTGGTTACTCACAAAATGTTGATGATATTTTTCAGGTTGCTTGGGTTGGTTTGCGCTACTGGGAGCCAGTATTTATTTTCCGAAATATCAATATCAACTTTAACCAGTGGACAGGGTGGAATTTTGGCGGAATTTCGGCTTACAAAGGCGGAAACGTAAACTTTCATCTTCAATTCACTAACTACTGGAGCTTTAGCACTGGAGTTAACCGTAACGGAACAAGTTTATCGAGCAGCTCATTACGCGGGGGACCAATGCTCAAAAGGGAAGGTAATTGGAACAATTGGTATAACATTAATTCCGACCAACGAAAAGCATTAACCGTATCATTAGGTGGTTCAAACAATTGGGCCGATAATCACGCTAGCGTTTATCATGGTTTTTGGGGTTCTATAAACTACAGGCCATCAAAGAATCTCGCCATTTCGATTGCCCCTGAAATCTCCAAAAGCAATTCCAAAATACAGTATGTTACAAATACCGATTGGAATGGAGATCCAAGATATATTAATGCTTCAATTAGCGAAAAATCATACAACCTTTCGTTTAGGCTTGAATATAGTATAAACCCTGAACTCACAATACAATATTGGGGCAGGCCATACCTAACAAGCGGCAGGTATACTGACTATAAAATGATAACCAACCCAAGGGCAAAGAAATTTACCGATAGATTTTATGTTTACCAACCATCGCAGCTTACCTATAATGCTACCGATAATGAATACCAAATTGATGAGAACCTTGATGGAACAAAAGATTATACGTTTCCTAAAATGGACTTTAACTTCCTCGATTTTCAATCGAATATGATAGTTCGCTGGGAATATCGTCCAGGTTCTACCCTATTCTTTGTTTGGACAATGGGTAAACAGGATTCCTACGATTCCTACAGCACATCAACAGGAAGTGATATTAATAATTTATTCGATACGCATCCACATAGTATTTTCCTCGTAAAGTTTTCGTATAGGTTTAATTAGTTGAAAGTTAAAAGTTTCAAGAGTCAATGGGGTTAGCATTGATTCTTGAACTTTTTTTGTAATGTCAAGTTAATTCATGTCAGCGAGGGATTTTCATTTCCTTAAAATCTTATCCATTGCTTTTCCTTTAGCTAATTCATCAACCAGTTTATCTAAATAACGGATTTTTTGCATGAGTTCGTCTTCAATTTCTTCAACACGATAACCGCAAATTAAACCTGTGATTTTTGAGGCATTAGGATTAATAAGAGGTGCCTGAGCAAAAAAGGTTTCAAAATCATTATTCTTTTCGATTTGTTGTAGCAATGCTTGCTCATCATATCCCGTTAGCCAAAAAATAATAGCATCTAGTTCTGCTTTTGTACGCCCCTTCTTTTCCACTTTTTGAATATACAACGGATATACAAGTGCAAAAGGAGTTTTAAATATCTTTACATTACTCATTTTCTCAGCTGTTTATTGTTAAAGTTAATTTCATTTAGCAGGTCACAAGTTAGCATAATATTGATGTTAAAATCGCATGTTAATGGACGGTTGTTCCTTTTTCCTCATCAACATATTCCAAAATATCACCTGGTTGGCAATTTAAAGCATTACAAATGGCGTTTAAAGTGCTAAATCGGATTGCTTTTGCTTTACCTGTTTTTAGTATGGAAAGGTTTGATAAAGTCAGATCAACCTTCTCGGAAAGTTCATT is part of the Bacteroidia bacterium genome and harbors:
- a CDS encoding carbohydrate binding family 9 domain-containing protein is translated as MKAKQLIIVLVILMASSSASIAKITYEKRSYETKLIGTEAPMIDGILNDAIWQKGVWQGGFIQREPHAGKDPSQKTEFQIIYDHDFLYVGIKAFDNSPDSVSYRISRRDDTDGDAVGLAIDSYHDQKTAFGFWVNAAGVKKDFILTDDGNNQDLNWDPIWWVKTAKTNDGWSAEMKIPLNQLRFATLNDLTWGLQVGRFFFRKQESSYWQFIPKDASGWVSEFGQINGLRSLTPRRQVEFAPYIVTKTERFKNEVGNPFMTGKRNGLNAGIDAKVGITNNFTLDLTVNPDFGQVEADPSVVNLSAFETYFPEKRPFFVAGSNLFSFNLVAGDGESSSENLFYSRRIGRSPQLSPDLAKKEFIDIPSNTTILGAAKISGRNNNGLSVGIMESLTSNSYAQIDSLGKRRRQLVEPLTNYFVGTLKKEFNKGNTIINSIITSTNRQLTDASKDYLHKDAFTGGVDFQQYWKNRIYYFSTKLYFSNVNGTKEAIASTQTAPARYFQRPDARYVRVDSSRTSLTGTGGLIQFGKSGEGHVRYMTFVSWKSPELDVNDIGYSQNVDDIFQVAWVGLRYWEPVFIFRNININFNQWTGWNFGGISAYKGGNVNFHLQFTNYWSFSTGVNRNGTSLSSSSLRGGPMLKREGNWNNWYNINSDQRKALTVSLGGSNNWADNHASVYHGFWGSINYRPSKNLAISIAPEISKSNSKIQYVTNTDWNGDPRYINASISEKSYNLSFRLEYSINPELTIQYWGRPYLTSGRYTDYKMITNPRAKKFTDRFYVYQPSQLTYNATDNEYQIDENLDGTKDYTFPKMDFNFLDFQSNMIVRWEYRPGSTLFFVWTMGKQDSYDSYSTSTGSDINNLFDTHPHSIFLVKFSYRFN
- a CDS encoding DUF2200 domain-containing protein; amino-acid sequence: MSNVKIFKTPFALVYPLYIQKVEKKGRTKAELDAIIFWLTGYDEQALLQQIEKNNDFETFFAQAPLINPNASKITGLICGYRVEEIEDELMQKIRYLDKLVDELAKGKAMDKILRK
- a CDS encoding helix-turn-helix transcriptional regulator produces the protein MPIIVNLDVMMAKRKMSLNELSEKVDLTLSNLSILKTGKAKAIRFSTLNAICNALNCQPGDILEYVDEEKGTTVH